A region from the Onychostoma macrolepis isolate SWU-2019 chromosome 18, ASM1243209v1, whole genome shotgun sequence genome encodes:
- the LOC131524085 gene encoding sentrin-specific protease 1-like has product MSILKYVLDKNRPSEELIIKQGQICLTREDFWSLGLSQCMDSNIGNACLKIVEEAARRHGKNFHIVDLYAVLTWKDKNVDPEHSLPENVRSKDIILFPAWSRQADEADHYLLCVLFVAKRERVFLDSLRPDGFGDETYRTIFRHIATFIDQGSWTEKTGRDLECFPQQSTGNSCGIYMLMYALSTCTSWPLTFTEEEVPLIRQWWCIQLMERFCLEGHGQRFAHWTEAASQLLQGTLEPVFRVSNSTTTKQTPSRRVVVEEDTDKVQQPTIVRDLHTAWYWVHNHRDLFRGEVTEPAFLQMNSEDQQNAFRKALESEFPEAKDDFLFIFQYQDDMETFLSYCVDTQGLKVNAMFLNQQL; this is encoded by the exons ATGAGTATT ttaaagtaTGTGTTGGACAAAAATCGGCCATCGGAAGAACTGATCATAAAGCAAGGCCAAATTTGCCTCACACGAGAAGACTTCTGGAGCCTGGGTTTAAGCCAGTGCATGGACTCCAAT ATCGGAAATGCCTGCCTCAAGATTGTGGAAGAAGCTGCACGAAGACAT GGAAAAAATTTTCACATTGTGGACCTCTATGCTGTTCTCACCTGGAAAGACAAAAATGTGGACCCAGAGCATAGTTTGCCT GAAAACGTGAGGTCCAAGGATATCATACTATTTCCAGCTTGGAGCAGGCAGGCGGATGAAGCTGATCACTATCTGCTCTGT GTTTTGTTTGTAGCTAAGAGGGAGAGAGTTTTTCTTGATTCTCTTCGCCCTGATGGTTTTGGAGATGAGACCTACAGAACCATATTTAG ACACATTGCAACCTTCATTGACCAAGGATCCTGGACTGAAAAAACAGGAAGAGACCTTGAG TGTTTTCCTCAACAGTCTACAGGAAATTCCTGTGGCATCTACATGCTGATG TATGCTCTCAGCACCTGTACATCATGGCCATTAACATTCACAGAG GAGGAGGTGCCATTGATTCGTCAGTGGTGGTGCATTCAGCTGATGGAGAGGTTTTGTCTTGAAGG GCATGGACAGAGATTTGCACACTGGACAGAAGCAGCATCCCAACTCCTTCAGGGAACCCTTGAGCCTGTCTTTAGGGTGTCAAACTCCACCACCACCAAACAGACACCCAGCAGAAGAGTTGTGGTTGAAGAGGACACTGATAAG GTGCAACAGCCTACCATTGTGAGAGACCTTCATACAGCTTGGTACTGGGTTCACAATCACAGAGACTTATTTCGTGGAGAGGTGACAGAGCCTGCTTTTCTGCAGATGAACAGTGAAGATCAACAAAATGCATTCAGGAAGGCCCTGGAGAGTGAATTCCCTGAAGCAAAGGATgactttttgtttatatttcaatatcAAGATGACATGGAAACATTTTTGTCATACTGTGTTGATACACAAGGCCTGAAGGTCAATGCCATGTTCCTCAATCAGCAATTGTag